In Archangium violaceum, the following are encoded in one genomic region:
- a CDS encoding DEAD/DEAH box helicase, producing the protein MSNSFKSLGLSPESLDAVRRARFASPTPIQAQAIPPALAGRDVIGCAATGTGKTAAYLLPLVERLVGEPGPAGLVLAPTRELVQQIADEAAFFGEPRGIARAVVIGGTDMGAQVEALRQRPSLILATPGRLADLLKAGAVNLSTVRMLVLDEADRMLEMGFMPELSQILAALPRERQTLLFSATLGHNVTRFAQEVLRRPVRVEVTPSGTPAARAVQRAYEVDPMEKYPLLLSLLARDQLSAIVFTRTRERAEKVQEILKRAGHKSALIHSDRTQGQRRQALEGFRRGQYRCLVATDIASRGLDVDDIGHVINFDLPHSPEDYVHRIGRTARAGASGRASTFVTERDEETVRAIERIIRMDLPRAEVPREDSVFREEMETFRAGREENDPLAVLEDKRPRAPEKARARPVRASEGRERRGGDDSRREAPGRGRASTRGTDRPSAPRKERPAGRDTARGGARDARGRSAGQGRSAGQGRSAGQGRSAGQGRSAGQGRSAGQGRSAGQERSGARGAARPGGKGGGRGGGSSRGAGPSPRGRSGGGRRGR; encoded by the coding sequence GTGAGCAACTCCTTCAAGTCCCTCGGTCTCTCTCCTGAATCCCTCGATGCGGTGCGGCGCGCCCGCTTCGCCTCTCCCACCCCCATTCAGGCCCAGGCCATTCCTCCGGCGCTCGCCGGGCGGGACGTCATCGGCTGCGCGGCCACGGGGACGGGCAAGACGGCCGCCTACCTGCTGCCCCTGGTCGAGCGCCTGGTCGGTGAGCCGGGTCCGGCAGGGCTGGTGCTCGCCCCCACGCGCGAGCTGGTGCAGCAGATCGCCGACGAGGCCGCCTTCTTCGGTGAGCCGCGCGGTATCGCCCGGGCGGTGGTCATCGGGGGCACGGACATGGGCGCGCAGGTGGAGGCGCTGCGCCAGCGGCCCTCGCTGATCCTCGCCACCCCGGGCCGGCTGGCCGACCTGCTGAAGGCGGGCGCGGTGAACCTCTCGACGGTGCGCATGCTCGTGCTGGACGAGGCGGATCGGATGCTGGAGATGGGCTTCATGCCCGAGCTGTCGCAAATCCTCGCCGCGCTGCCCCGCGAGCGCCAGACGCTCCTGTTCTCCGCCACCTTGGGCCATAACGTGACGCGCTTCGCCCAGGAGGTGCTGCGCCGGCCCGTCCGGGTGGAGGTCACTCCGAGCGGAACTCCCGCCGCGCGCGCCGTGCAGCGGGCGTACGAGGTCGATCCGATGGAGAAGTACCCGCTGCTGCTCAGCCTGCTCGCGAGGGATCAGCTGAGCGCGATCGTCTTCACCCGCACCCGGGAGCGCGCCGAGAAGGTGCAGGAGATCCTCAAGCGCGCGGGCCACAAGAGCGCGCTCATCCACTCCGACCGCACGCAGGGACAGCGTCGTCAGGCGCTCGAGGGCTTCCGGCGGGGGCAGTACCGCTGCCTGGTGGCCACGGATATCGCGTCACGCGGGCTGGACGTGGATGACATCGGCCACGTCATCAACTTCGACCTGCCACACTCCCCGGAGGACTACGTCCACCGGATCGGCCGCACGGCGCGAGCTGGTGCCAGCGGGCGCGCCTCGACCTTCGTCACCGAGCGAGACGAGGAGACGGTGCGCGCCATCGAGCGCATCATCCGCATGGACCTGCCGCGCGCCGAGGTGCCGCGGGAGGACTCCGTCTTCCGTGAGGAGATGGAGACGTTCCGGGCCGGGCGGGAGGAAAACGACCCGCTGGCGGTCCTGGAGGACAAGCGCCCCCGCGCCCCGGAGAAGGCCCGTGCACGCCCCGTCCGCGCGAGCGAGGGCCGGGAGCGCCGTGGCGGGGACGACAGCCGTCGTGAGGCTCCGGGTCGTGGAAGGGCTTCCACCCGTGGGACGGACCGCCCGTCCGCTCCGCGCAAGGAGCGCCCGGCGGGACGGGACACCGCCCGTGGTGGAGCGAGGGATGCGCGCGGCCGGAGCGCCGGGCAGGGAAGGAGCGCCGGGCAGGGAAGGAGCGCCGGGCAGGGAAGGAGCGCCGGGCAGGGAAGGAGCGCCGGGCAGGGAAGGAGCGCCGGGCAGGGAAGGAGCGCCGGGCAGGAGAGAAGTGGCGCCCGTGGTGCGGCGCGCCCGGGAGGCAAGGGGGGAGGGCGAGGGGGTGGTTCGTCACGCGGGGCGGGCCCGTCCCCTCGTGGCCGTAGCGGCGGGGGACGGCGGGGCCGGTAG
- a CDS encoding potassium transporter Kup — protein sequence MHSSPSPNGSEPDSPRRIALTALGALGVVYGDIGTSPLYALRECFHGPHAIDASAANVLGVLSLFFWALIIVISMKYLAFVMRADNRGEGGMLALMALVMHRTPGGNPGRNRQVLVWMALFGAGLIYGDGVITPAVSVLSATEGLNVATHVFEPYVVPLTLVILIGLFLVQSRGTAGIGKIFGPVMLLWFGTIATLGMRSILAYPDVLRAVWPGYAVEFFLHNGVHGFLLLAVVILVITGGEALYADMGHFGRKPIRLAWFAVALPALLLNYFGQGALLLRDPTAENPFYQLAPPPLLYPLVALATLAASIASQALISGAFSLTRQAIQLGYSPRMEVVHTSEAEEGQIYLPGLNRAMLVGVVVLVLTFRSSSALAAAYGMATTAAMSITTVLSYVVARERWKMSRAVVLPMTAVFLAIDLSFLGANVVKVPDGGWFPLTLGLIIFTLMTTWKRGRELLAQRMRAAALSIEALLESFGEHPPTRVPGTAIFMTGNSEIAPTALLHNLKHNKVLHEQTVLLTIQTLDVPHVPASERVEVESLELGLKRVYARYGFMDDPSVPDILKRMREAGLQFNLMGTSFFLGRETLIVTKKPGMAQWREAIFVWMSHNARSATAFFRIPPNRVVEMGTQVEL from the coding sequence ATGCACTCCTCCCCCTCCCCCAACGGCTCCGAACCCGACTCCCCCCGTCGCATCGCATTGACGGCACTGGGGGCGCTGGGCGTGGTCTACGGGGACATCGGTACCTCGCCCCTTTACGCACTGCGTGAGTGTTTTCACGGGCCGCATGCCATCGACGCCTCGGCCGCCAACGTGCTGGGGGTGCTGAGCCTGTTCTTCTGGGCGCTCATCATCGTCATCTCGATGAAGTACCTGGCCTTCGTCATGCGCGCGGACAACCGGGGCGAGGGCGGAATGCTGGCGCTGATGGCGCTGGTGATGCACCGCACGCCCGGGGGCAACCCGGGCCGCAACCGCCAGGTGCTGGTGTGGATGGCGCTGTTCGGCGCGGGCCTCATCTACGGCGATGGTGTCATCACCCCGGCCGTCTCGGTGCTGTCGGCCACCGAGGGCCTCAACGTGGCCACGCACGTGTTCGAGCCCTATGTGGTGCCCCTCACGCTGGTCATCCTGATCGGCCTGTTCCTGGTGCAGAGCCGGGGGACGGCCGGCATCGGGAAGATCTTCGGGCCGGTGATGCTCCTGTGGTTCGGCACCATCGCCACGCTGGGCATGCGCTCCATCCTGGCCTACCCGGACGTGCTGCGGGCGGTGTGGCCCGGCTACGCGGTGGAGTTCTTCCTCCACAACGGCGTGCACGGCTTCCTGCTGCTGGCGGTGGTCATCCTGGTCATCACCGGCGGCGAGGCGCTCTACGCGGACATGGGTCACTTCGGCCGCAAGCCCATCCGGCTGGCGTGGTTCGCGGTGGCGCTGCCCGCGCTGCTGCTCAACTATTTCGGGCAGGGCGCGCTCCTGCTGCGCGACCCGACGGCGGAGAACCCGTTCTACCAGCTGGCCCCACCGCCGCTGCTCTACCCGCTGGTGGCGCTCGCCACGCTCGCGGCGAGCATCGCCAGCCAGGCGCTCATCTCGGGGGCGTTCAGCCTCACGCGCCAGGCCATCCAGCTGGGCTACAGCCCGCGCATGGAGGTGGTGCACACCTCGGAGGCGGAGGAGGGGCAGATCTACCTGCCCGGCCTCAACCGCGCGATGCTGGTGGGCGTGGTGGTGTTGGTGCTCACCTTCCGCTCCTCGAGCGCGCTGGCGGCGGCCTACGGCATGGCGACCACGGCGGCCATGTCCATCACCACGGTGCTGTCGTACGTGGTGGCCCGCGAGCGCTGGAAGATGAGCCGCGCGGTGGTGCTGCCCATGACGGCGGTGTTCCTGGCCATCGACCTGTCGTTCCTGGGCGCCAACGTGGTGAAGGTGCCCGATGGAGGCTGGTTCCCGCTCACGCTCGGGCTGATCATCTTCACCCTGATGACGACGTGGAAGCGTGGCCGCGAGCTGCTGGCCCAGCGGATGCGCGCCGCGGCGCTCTCCATCGAGGCGCTGCTGGAGAGCTTCGGGGAGCATCCGCCCACGCGAGTGCCCGGCACGGCCATCTTCATGACGGGCAACTCGGAGATCGCGCCCACCGCGCTCCTGCACAACCTCAAGCACAACAAGGTCCTGCACGAGCAGACGGTGCTGCTCACCATCCAGACCCTGGACGTGCCCCACGTGCCGGCTTCCGAGCGCGTGGAGGTGGAGTCGCTGGAGCTCGGCCTCAAGCGCGTGTACGCGCGCTACGGCTTCATGGACGACCCGAGCGTCCCCGACATCCTCAAGCGCATGCGGGAGGCTGGGCTGCAGTTCAATCTCATGGGGACCAGCTTCTTCCTGGGCCGCGAGACGCTCATCGTCACCAAGAAGCCGGGCATGGCCCAGTGGCGCGAGGCGATCTTCGTCTGGATGAGCCACAATGCCCGCTCGGCCACCGCCTTCTTCCGCATCCCACCCAACCGCGTGGTGGAGATGGGCACGCAGGTCGAGCTGTAG
- a CDS encoding ATPase domain-containing protein: MSEPMTERPQDRVPSGVRGLDLVLHGGFLRRGVYMLQGRPGAGKTILANQVCFHHAAQGGRVLYATLLAETHERLIFNLQPLSFFDTSRIPEQISYLSAFSILEEGGLKGLVEVLRREVRARKATLLVVDGLVTVQESAETKKDFKKFIHELQIHANFAGCTILLLTSASAEPVGPEHTMVDGVLELTDNRLGRRAERELEVKKFRGSSYLRGGHAFQITGDGIVVLPRIEALLQEPSREDPCKSERVSTGIAQLDRMMSGGLPCASSSVLFGPTGAGKTTFGLQFLDKSSKSEPGLLFGFYETPSRIFLKARALGLDLEKKHAQGFFDIQWHPPTERILDGLGNKLLEAVRVRGVKRLFIDGVDGFMQSAAHPERISHFLAALTNELRVLGVTTVYTSELQDMFSSEVRLPISGVSSLVENIFFLRFVELRSQLYRMLSVVKVRDSDYDSSLREFRITSRGIELADTFQSAESILTGDAKVAGSSRPKRKGLLKKRSR, from the coding sequence ATGAGCGAGCCGATGACGGAGCGGCCCCAAGACAGGGTTCCCTCGGGGGTACGGGGTCTGGACCTCGTACTGCACGGTGGCTTCCTGCGCCGGGGCGTGTACATGCTTCAGGGCCGCCCGGGGGCGGGGAAGACCATCCTCGCCAACCAGGTGTGCTTCCATCATGCCGCGCAAGGGGGCCGCGTCCTCTACGCCACGCTGCTGGCGGAGACGCACGAGCGCCTGATCTTCAACCTCCAGCCGCTCTCCTTCTTCGACACGTCACGCATTCCCGAGCAGATCTCCTACCTGAGCGCCTTCTCGATCCTGGAAGAGGGTGGCTTGAAGGGGCTCGTGGAGGTGCTCCGGCGCGAGGTGCGTGCGCGCAAGGCCACCCTGCTCGTGGTGGACGGCCTGGTGACGGTGCAGGAGAGCGCCGAGACGAAGAAGGACTTCAAGAAGTTCATCCACGAGCTGCAGATCCACGCCAACTTCGCCGGCTGCACCATCCTGCTGCTCACCAGCGCGAGCGCGGAGCCGGTGGGGCCGGAGCACACCATGGTGGACGGCGTGCTGGAGCTCACCGACAACCGGCTGGGCCGGCGCGCGGAGCGTGAGCTGGAGGTGAAGAAGTTCCGGGGCAGCAGCTACCTGCGCGGCGGCCACGCCTTTCAAATCACCGGCGATGGCATCGTGGTGCTCCCGCGCATCGAGGCGCTCCTGCAGGAGCCGTCACGCGAGGATCCCTGCAAGTCGGAACGGGTCTCGACGGGAATCGCCCAGCTGGACCGGATGATGAGCGGAGGCCTTCCGTGCGCCTCCTCCTCCGTCCTCTTTGGTCCCACGGGGGCGGGCAAGACGACCTTCGGGCTGCAGTTCCTCGACAAATCGAGCAAGTCGGAGCCGGGCCTCCTCTTCGGATTCTACGAGACGCCGTCGCGCATCTTCCTCAAGGCCCGAGCACTGGGACTCGACCTGGAGAAGAAGCACGCGCAGGGCTTCTTCGACATCCAGTGGCATCCGCCCACCGAGCGCATCCTCGATGGGCTCGGCAACAAGCTGCTCGAGGCGGTGCGCGTGCGGGGCGTGAAGCGGCTCTTCATCGACGGGGTGGACGGCTTCATGCAGTCGGCGGCCCATCCCGAGCGCATCAGCCACTTCCTGGCCGCGCTCACCAACGAGCTGCGGGTGTTGGGCGTCACCACGGTGTACACCAGCGAGTTGCAAGACATGTTCTCCTCCGAGGTGAGGCTGCCGATCAGCGGTGTCTCGAGCCTCGTCGAGAACATCTTCTTCCTGCGCTTCGTGGAGCTGCGCTCGCAGCTCTACCGGATGCTGTCCGTCGTCAAGGTGCGTGACAGCGACTACGACTCCTCCCTCCGGGAGTTCCGCATCACGTCCCGGGGCATCGAGCTCGCCGACACCTTCCAGAGTGCCGAGTCCATCCTGACGGGCGATGCGAAGGTGGCGGGTTCGTCCCGGCCCAAGCGCAAGGGCCTGCTCAAGAAGCGGAGCCGTTAG
- a CDS encoding S8 family serine peptidase has product MWRPLALALGCSLVAPLPVLAAPGQGNASREAARSPARLVDLEGVRTAGAIQTLEGASLAAEGRYLLVTGTGLAFHRTSQPVHGLRTVPVSGSAFELYTWEEELPIGGRQPYYAYSRQGVAAIGRVRPTSYVVRLQDASFEPLQGLAAVANPQLAASADNTLHLVQFLATPLPEFRQAIEAQGGKVLRFLTDHTFVVEMNAGSRARVAELPYVRWIGPYHPEYRLERELRESLVGLRASQPEQRYSIMLGEGGERRQAEVVRLVRRLGGKVDLVEPAGLRVEATLTQAQLQEVARSNEVQFIDRWGGPGEVDMDIVRETGGANYVETLKGWTGQGVRGEIFDTELLTTHQEWPTAPIVHSTGTTSSSYHGTSCYSHNFAKGVNAGARGLLPSGQGIFFRYNESSQFGGTKSRYTINQELTDPAGPYRAVFQTSSVGSTLTTAYTTISAEVDDYLFKHPILSTQSQSNSGSRNSRPQAWAKNIVSVGGVRHRNTLARTDDYWGSGGSIGPAADGRIKPDLSYFYDSVRGAAGTGTANYTEFSGTSSATPQTAGHFGLLFQMWHQGVWAGHGLKTDVFASRPQMATAKALMINNAWRYNWVAGGTNGDLDRYKQGWGTSDLKRLYDRAAATSVIDETDVIAPLGVKSYTVDVAAGQTELNVTLVYTDPMGTVGAAQARVNDLSLRVTSPSGVVYWGNNGLTAGNFSTAGGSSNTVDTVENVFLQNPAAGAWKVEVLGDEIVQDARVETTAIDADYGLVVSGGLIRP; this is encoded by the coding sequence ATGTGGCGTCCCCTTGCCCTGGCCCTGGGTTGCTCTCTCGTCGCGCCGTTGCCGGTCCTCGCGGCACCCGGACAGGGTAATGCCTCGCGGGAGGCCGCCCGTTCCCCCGCGCGGCTCGTGGACCTCGAAGGGGTCCGGACGGCCGGTGCCATCCAGACGCTGGAGGGCGCGTCCCTGGCGGCCGAGGGCCGCTACCTGCTGGTGACCGGGACCGGGCTCGCCTTCCACCGCACCTCCCAGCCCGTCCACGGGCTGCGGACCGTCCCCGTGTCTGGCTCGGCGTTCGAGCTCTACACGTGGGAGGAGGAGCTGCCCATCGGAGGCCGTCAGCCCTACTACGCCTACAGCCGGCAGGGAGTCGCCGCCATCGGGCGCGTGCGTCCCACCAGCTACGTGGTGCGCCTGCAGGACGCCTCGTTCGAGCCGCTCCAGGGGCTCGCGGCCGTGGCGAACCCCCAGCTCGCCGCCAGCGCGGACAACACGCTGCACCTGGTGCAGTTCCTGGCGACGCCGCTGCCCGAGTTCCGTCAGGCCATCGAGGCCCAGGGCGGCAAGGTGCTGCGCTTCCTCACCGACCACACCTTCGTCGTGGAGATGAACGCGGGGTCGCGGGCGCGCGTGGCGGAGCTGCCCTACGTGCGGTGGATCGGGCCCTACCACCCGGAGTACCGGCTGGAGCGTGAGCTGCGCGAGTCCCTGGTGGGCCTGAGGGCGTCCCAGCCGGAGCAGCGCTACTCCATCATGCTCGGCGAGGGCGGGGAGCGGCGGCAGGCGGAGGTGGTCCGGCTGGTGCGGCGCCTGGGCGGCAAGGTGGACCTGGTCGAGCCGGCGGGCCTGCGCGTCGAGGCGACGCTCACCCAGGCCCAGCTCCAGGAGGTGGCGCGCTCCAACGAGGTGCAGTTCATCGACCGGTGGGGTGGCCCCGGCGAGGTGGACATGGACATCGTCCGCGAGACGGGCGGCGCCAACTACGTCGAGACGCTCAAGGGCTGGACGGGGCAGGGCGTGCGCGGTGAGATCTTCGACACCGAGCTGCTCACCACGCACCAGGAGTGGCCCACCGCGCCCATCGTCCACAGCACGGGCACCACGAGCAGCAGCTACCACGGCACCAGCTGCTACAGCCACAACTTCGCCAAGGGGGTGAACGCGGGCGCGCGGGGCCTGCTGCCGAGCGGCCAGGGCATCTTCTTCCGCTACAACGAGTCCTCCCAGTTCGGTGGCACCAAGTCCCGCTACACCATCAACCAGGAGCTGACGGACCCGGCCGGGCCCTACCGCGCCGTCTTCCAGACGTCCAGCGTGGGCAGCACCCTGACGACCGCGTACACCACCATCTCCGCCGAGGTGGACGACTACCTCTTCAAGCACCCCATCCTCAGCACGCAGTCGCAGAGCAACTCCGGCTCCCGGAACTCGCGCCCGCAGGCGTGGGCGAAGAACATCGTCTCGGTGGGCGGCGTGCGCCACAGGAACACGCTGGCGCGCACGGATGACTACTGGGGCTCGGGCGGCAGCATCGGCCCGGCGGCGGACGGACGCATCAAGCCGGACCTGTCCTACTTCTACGACTCCGTGCGGGGTGCCGCGGGCACCGGCACCGCCAACTACACCGAGTTCAGCGGCACCAGCTCCGCCACGCCCCAGACGGCGGGCCACTTCGGTCTGCTCTTCCAGATGTGGCACCAGGGCGTCTGGGCCGGCCACGGCCTCAAGACCGACGTCTTCGCCAGCCGCCCGCAGATGGCCACGGCCAAGGCGCTGATGATCAACAACGCGTGGCGCTACAACTGGGTGGCGGGCGGAACCAACGGGGACCTCGACCGCTACAAGCAGGGCTGGGGCACGTCCGACCTCAAGCGCCTCTACGACCGCGCCGCGGCGACGAGCGTCATCGACGAGACCGACGTCATCGCTCCCCTGGGCGTCAAGAGCTACACCGTCGACGTCGCCGCCGGTCAGACCGAGCTGAACGTCACGCTCGTCTACACGGATCCCATGGGCACGGTGGGCGCGGCCCAGGCGCGCGTGAACGACCTGTCGCTGCGGGTCACCTCTCCCTCGGGAGTGGTGTACTGGGGCAACAACGGTCTCACCGCGGGCAACTTCTCCACGGCGGGGGGTAGCTCCAACACCGTCGACACGGTCGAGAACGTCTTCCTCCAGAACCCCGCGGCCGGCGCGTGGAAGGTCGAGGTGCTGGGTGACGAGATCGTCCAGGACGCGCGCGTCGAGACGACGGCCATCGACGCCGACTACGGCCTGGTGGTGAGCGGCGGGCTCATCCGGCCGTAA
- a CDS encoding glycosyltransferase family 87 protein, with translation MTHPGGRQPLAAWVVVSIGVFALAIHAVVFQVQADWAVFYKAGANALAGQPLYRYEDLPWVYKYAPVTAYLFAPFAALPETLARWSWVLLNAAVLVRAIHLWASMMPRPLPRWAHALVVVLALPFVKQVFLYGNCDTLLLWLALESEALRGTRPVASGAFLAVACLFKPPLALLVLVALFSREWRRVVAVGVFGLALLLLPVLFSGPSFAWSEILAWRKMLEDSTGPLICANQNQGVFGFACWFLSPADGARYTLLAAGLGLALASVLSALLVSLARVDAARARLAVTAVAVYCTAVLSPLGWRNNLVMLVPLLFLLLDAALLLRSRATFAWAMVAPGLGTLMGLLAYEILGRARFQQFLELRLFGLCAAVTAVSALVLQLRVARRGLPEAPADQH, from the coding sequence ATGACCCACCCTGGCGGGCGCCAGCCGCTCGCGGCGTGGGTCGTCGTTTCGATCGGGGTGTTCGCCCTGGCGATCCACGCGGTCGTGTTCCAGGTACAGGCGGACTGGGCCGTCTTCTACAAGGCGGGAGCGAACGCGCTCGCCGGGCAGCCCCTCTACCGCTACGAGGACCTCCCCTGGGTCTACAAGTACGCGCCCGTGACCGCGTACCTCTTCGCTCCCTTCGCGGCCCTGCCGGAGACGCTGGCCCGCTGGTCCTGGGTGCTCCTCAACGCGGCCGTGCTCGTGCGCGCCATCCACCTCTGGGCCTCGATGATGCCGCGCCCGCTTCCCCGGTGGGCACATGCGCTCGTCGTGGTGCTGGCGCTCCCGTTCGTCAAGCAGGTGTTCCTCTACGGCAATTGCGACACGCTGCTCCTGTGGCTCGCACTCGAGAGCGAGGCCCTGCGCGGGACGCGGCCAGTCGCCTCCGGTGCCTTCCTGGCGGTGGCATGTCTCTTCAAGCCGCCGCTCGCCCTGCTCGTGCTCGTGGCGCTCTTCTCGCGGGAGTGGCGGCGAGTGGTCGCGGTGGGCGTCTTCGGGCTCGCGCTGCTGTTGCTCCCCGTGCTCTTCAGCGGTCCTTCGTTCGCCTGGAGCGAGATCCTCGCCTGGCGGAAGATGCTCGAGGATTCGACCGGTCCGCTCATCTGCGCCAACCAGAACCAGGGCGTCTTCGGCTTCGCCTGCTGGTTCCTCTCTCCCGCGGATGGCGCTCGCTACACGCTGCTCGCGGCGGGACTCGGCCTCGCGCTCGCCTCCGTGCTGTCGGCGCTCCTCGTCTCGCTGGCCCGGGTCGACGCCGCGCGCGCCCGGCTCGCCGTGACCGCGGTCGCGGTGTACTGCACGGCCGTCCTGTCGCCGCTCGGCTGGCGTAACAATCTCGTGATGCTCGTGCCGTTGCTCTTCCTGTTGCTCGATGCGGCCCTGCTGCTGCGCTCCCGGGCCACCTTCGCCTGGGCCATGGTCGCTCCGGGGCTCGGGACGCTCATGGGATTGCTCGCCTATGAGATCCTCGGCCGCGCGCGCTTCCAGCAGTTCCTCGAGCTCCGCCTGTTCGGGCTCTGCGCCGCCGTGACGGCGGTCTCGGCCCTGGTGCTCCAGCTCCGGGTCGCGCGGAGGGGACTCCCGGAAGCTCCAGCCGACCAACACTGA
- a CDS encoding sensor histidine kinase: MAEALESMGDAFIGLDKDWRITLVNASLERLSRKASSELLGRVLWDVWPRAREPGTNYWTEYHRCMEERVPVRFVEHDALQDIWMEVRAYPTRSGGLSLFFRDVSEQKRGVEFEQQLIGIVSHDLRNPLQAIRLSATHGLKTGGLEPRQRRSFERILNSSDRALRMINDLLDFTRVRLGGGITVERGQAVDLHPLVAQVVDEVLVARPGRHVTMERSGDGRGSWDADRLSQVVQNLVLNALQHTTEDVPVRVRTWGEGEEVVLEVHNGGSPIPAEDLPRLFQPFQRGRNARPDGGRSMGLGLHITYHLVQAHGGGIRVRSSADEGTTFTVRLPRDG, translated from the coding sequence ATGGCGGAAGCCCTCGAGTCCATGGGCGACGCCTTCATCGGTCTCGACAAGGACTGGCGCATCACGCTCGTGAACGCGAGCCTGGAGCGGCTCTCCCGCAAGGCCTCGAGCGAGCTCCTGGGCCGTGTGCTCTGGGATGTCTGGCCGCGGGCCAGGGAGCCGGGCACGAACTATTGGACGGAGTACCACCGGTGCATGGAGGAGCGCGTCCCGGTGCGGTTCGTCGAGCACGACGCGCTCCAGGACATATGGATGGAAGTCCGGGCCTACCCCACCCGAAGCGGGGGCCTCTCCCTCTTCTTCCGCGACGTGAGCGAGCAGAAGCGGGGCGTGGAGTTCGAACAGCAGCTCATCGGCATCGTCAGCCACGACCTGCGCAACCCCCTGCAGGCCATCCGTCTCTCGGCGACGCACGGCCTCAAGACGGGAGGGCTTGAGCCGCGGCAGCGCCGCTCGTTCGAGCGCATCCTCAACTCCTCGGACCGGGCGCTCCGGATGATCAACGACCTGCTCGACTTCACCCGCGTCCGCCTGGGCGGCGGCATCACGGTGGAGCGCGGCCAGGCCGTGGACCTCCATCCCCTCGTCGCCCAGGTGGTGGACGAGGTGCTCGTCGCGCGGCCCGGGCGTCACGTGACGATGGAGCGCTCCGGTGACGGGCGAGGCTCCTGGGATGCCGATCGTCTCTCCCAGGTGGTGCAGAACCTCGTCCTCAACGCGCTTCAACACACCACCGAGGACGTTCCCGTGCGGGTGCGAACGTGGGGAGAAGGGGAGGAGGTCGTGCTCGAGGTGCACAACGGGGGTTCTCCCATTCCCGCGGAGGACCTTCCCCGGCTGTTCCAGCCCTTCCAGCGAGGCCGCAATGCGCGGCCCGACGGAGGCCGCAGCATGGGTCTGGGCCTGCACATCACCTACCACCTCGTGCAGGCGCACGGCGGAGGGATCCGCGTGCGTTCGAGCGCCGACGAGGGGACGACCTTCACGGTGAGACTTCCGCGTGATGGATAG
- a CDS encoding SDR family NAD(P)-dependent oxidoreductase has protein sequence MGALDGKTAIITGGGSGIGFAIAERFVKEGANVVLAGRSQKRLDEAVEKLGRRARGMVTDVADEAQVQRLIDSEPRIDLLVTCAGGAVFGPVEQVPTKSWRELFDGRFFGQLSACHHAVPKMPPGSSIVLCSGIAGHAALVNYSGGAGLCGAVNAMGRSLAVELAPKGIRVNVLSPGLTHGTAIDWKVPPEKLDEFMAGLMSNIPMKRSASAHEMADAAFFLATCTYATGMVLDIDGGWTAI, from the coding sequence ATGGGCGCGCTGGATGGAAAGACCGCAATCATCACGGGAGGAGGCTCGGGAATCGGCTTCGCGATCGCCGAACGCTTCGTCAAGGAGGGCGCGAACGTCGTGCTCGCCGGACGCAGCCAGAAGCGGCTCGACGAGGCGGTGGAGAAGCTCGGACGGCGTGCCCGGGGCATGGTGACGGACGTCGCCGACGAGGCCCAGGTCCAGCGGCTCATCGACTCCGAGCCCCGTATCGATCTGTTGGTGACCTGTGCCGGAGGGGCGGTGTTCGGCCCGGTCGAGCAGGTTCCCACGAAGTCGTGGCGGGAGCTGTTCGACGGCCGCTTCTTCGGGCAGCTCTCCGCCTGTCACCACGCGGTTCCGAAGATGCCGCCGGGCAGCTCCATCGTGCTCTGCTCGGGCATCGCCGGCCATGCCGCCCTGGTGAACTACTCCGGGGGCGCGGGCTTGTGCGGCGCGGTCAACGCCATGGGACGCTCGCTCGCGGTGGAGCTGGCTCCGAAGGGCATCCGGGTGAACGTCCTGTCCCCCGGGCTGACCCATGGCACGGCGATCGACTGGAAGGTCCCTCCCGAGAAGCTGGACGAGTTCATGGCCGGGCTGATGAGCAACATCCCGATGAAGCGCTCGGCGTCCGCCCACGAGATGGCGGACGCGGCCTTCTTCCTGGCCACGTGCACGTATGCCACCGGCATGGTGCTCGACATCGACGGCGGCTGGACGGCCATCTGA
- a CDS encoding response regulator, producing the protein MRTLLVVDDEVGITDALTDLLGDEGYLVLVAHNGKDGLKRIAEKRPDLLLLDYMMPVMDGRELLLALQADPAYQGLPVILMSAMPRSSIPPDCKPAAFLRKPFELDQLLAEVGRLLAR; encoded by the coding sequence GTGAGGACCCTCCTGGTGGTGGACGACGAGGTCGGCATCACCGATGCGCTCACGGATCTGTTGGGCGATGAAGGCTATCTCGTCCTGGTGGCACACAACGGGAAGGATGGCCTCAAGCGCATCGCCGAGAAACGGCCCGATCTCCTCCTGCTCGACTACATGATGCCGGTGATGGATGGGCGCGAGCTGTTGCTGGCCCTCCAGGCGGACCCGGCGTACCAGGGCCTTCCGGTGATCCTGATGAGTGCCATGCCCCGCTCCAGCATCCCCCCGGACTGCAAGCCCGCCGCCTTCCTGCGCAAGCCCTTCGAGCTCGACCAACTGCTCGCGGAAGTCGGCCGATTGCTCGCCCGGTAG